GGCGCAAAGCCTGCTTGACGAAATTCGCTCTCACTTCCGAGACGAACCAAAATGTCTTCTGTGGTCAATGCACCAACATCGGTAAGCTCAATTTTCCCACGGTACGGCTCATTTAAGCTCGATTGCGAGGTTAACTCACCCAACTCTAATGCGTAACTGCTAGACACATAAAGTGCACCTGACACAGCCATACTGACGAGGGTTTTTCTGAGCATAAGCTTCCCTTTATTTACGAATAACGGACACAAATATTTAACAAGTATCTTACACAGGTGAGCATTTATCAATAGCTTTAGAATCAATGGTTTGGACTTCTCAAACCCCTGCTCAAATTTCGCACAGATTTTACACAAATCCAACAAACTAACTCTGGCAAAATGAGAGCGTTATGTATTTCGCCAATTAACTCCCCCAAAACTGAACAAATTGCTCTTTAAAATAAAAGCCCTGAATGTAATCCACACCGATTTGATGAGCAAAGGCAACATCCGATTCTGTTTCCACACCTTCCAACACCACTTTTTTGCCTGTCACCTTGGCAAAATCGATAATTTTTTCAACGAACACCATAAAATTAGCATCTAATCTTTGTTCTAGCACACATTTATCTAATTTAACCCACTCTACCAGCTGTAAAACCGCCACTGACAACATGGATTTTGGATTACACAGGTCATCCAACGCTGTCCTCACCCCAAGCTGATTAAAAACTTCAATCATGGACAAACTCATCATGGCATCACTCATTGCTGAGTTTTCAATCAATTCCACCACCACTCGGCCTTTATCTTGCGCTTGTATCAAATCGATAAAGGGATTATCAGCAAGCTTTTTACCACAAGCATAAAAAGCGTCCTGATCGAGATTCACAAAGATCCTGTGTTGATTAGATAAACCGCTCAACTGAATACGCTTTTGGGCCAACTCCACTTGTAAAAGCAATAATGGATTATCATGCAGCGCGGCATACACATAATCTGGTGGTATCAAGTTACCATGAGCATCTTTAAAACGTGACAGGGCTTCATAGGCGTACACCTCCTTTGAATCGAGAGCCACAATTGGCTGAAATTCCGCTCCAAATCGTTGTGCTTCTATTAATTCCAATAACTGTCGTTGTGACAACATCATCTATTAACCAATACTCTATAAAATAAGGGAGAACGATAATGATACTCATCTAATGATAAGGCAAGATAAAATCATCAAAAAGCACAGTTTTTATTTTATTTTTCATGAGCTTACAAATGACTTAAAGATGACTAAACAGGTTTAATTGCTGTCTATGTAAAGAAATGTCTAGAGTCTTCTAGGCACAATTGAGAAACGATATCATTTTCAGGTAACGAC
The window above is part of the Marinomonas sp. THO17 genome. Proteins encoded here:
- a CDS encoding EAL domain-containing protein; this encodes MMLSQRQLLELIEAQRFGAEFQPIVALDSKEVYAYEALSRFKDAHGNLIPPDYVYAALHDNPLLLLQVELAQKRIQLSGLSNQHRIFVNLDQDAFYACGKKLADNPFIDLIQAQDKGRVVVELIENSAMSDAMMSLSMIEVFNQLGVRTALDDLCNPKSMLSVAVLQLVEWVKLDKCVLEQRLDANFMVFVEKIIDFAKVTGKKVVLEGVETESDVAFAHQIGVDYIQGFYFKEQFVQFWGS